The nucleotide window tttatcacccatccttaattgcccctgagcAAGTGTTGTGAGCCGCCGCCTtgagcagtccctgaggtgtaggtacacccacaagtgctgttaggaagggagttccaggattttggcctagAGACAGTGATGttgttccaactcaggatggtgagtggcttgggttGAACTTGTAGGTGGAGGTGTTtccacgtatctgctgcccttcgaggtggtagaggcCACAGCGTAGGATGTTGCTGTCGAAGATTAGCTAACTAAGATTAACTGACTATGATTCAGGATATGACAAAAAAAAGTTAGTATTGGGAATAAAGTTATGAGCAAAATAAAGTACAATATTTTTATTGTCACTTGGGTAGCAAATTTCACTGTTATTAACTGATCCTCTGGCTTAAAGTACATAGaatgccaacagtgcagaaagaggccattcggcccatcgagcctgcactgactctgaaagagcatcccacccaggcccttccctaaacccttaaccccacacatttacatggccaatccatccaatctgcacatctttgggctgtgggagaaaacgggagcacccagaagaaacccatgcagacacagggaaaaggtgcaaactccacacagtcactagaggccggaattgaacccaggtccctgccgctgtgagacagcagtgctaaccactgtgccaccatgccacccatgggcTGACGGGGTTAtcctatgaggacaggttgggcctttatccactggagtttagaagaatgagagatgatcttattgaaacatgtaagatcttgAGGGGACCCTGACAGGATGGATGCTCAGAGGATGTTGCCCCTAATGGGAGAGATCAGAAGTAGGGGACACCATTTTAAAAAGCAAGAGAtctcccatttaggacagagatgaggacaaATATTTTCTCTAAGCgtcattaatctgtggaattctcttccccacagctcaatggaagcagagtcattgaatatttttaaggctgagttagattcttgattgacaagggagtcaaaggttataggagtagacaggaaagtagaattaaggctacaatcagatcagtcatgattttatcaaatggaggagcaggcttgaggggctgaatggcctacttacaTTCGTATGTACGAATTAGGAGTGTATGCTTTCATGATGACATGAGGCCATGTAACTAAGTTTGGACTCTTTTGCTGATAAATTATCAAATGCATCCAGATATATATCTTATCCACTCTCACTGAAGAACTATAAAAAACtggtaaaacaaaaataaatactaATATTCTAAAGAACCTGTTACTTGCATTCAAGATTTAACAAAAAAAGCTGGACAGAATTGTTGTGTCTCCTAGACTACATGTAGAGCTTAATGTTGGCCACAGTTTGATTTGTACTAATTGTTGGACTAAACTATGGTTGATGGCCCTGAGTTAAGAGTAATTATGATTAATTCAGTTGGCAGTCATTTAATTGGCAGATTTTGTAGCTTTTCTTTAATCAAACATATttcttccaattttcttttctaaaAGTGGTGACTGAATGATATGGTTAAATGGCCACCAGCAAGCTTCCAATGCTGTGCCTTAATGGTTGCTCTAAATGTGCCAGTGTGGACATTGGCATGTTATTCAGCCATACACGGTGAACCCAAATGTTGATCTTGGCTAACAtgcacatttttttttttaaaaagcgagAGACCGATGTGAAGAATGCAAGAGTAAGATATCACCAAGGTTAAAACGGGTGAAGGAAAATACAAAAAGTAGCGACTAGGTGACTCCAACCTTAAAGTCTTTAAAAGATTTTGGGGAACGGAAGATTCGAGAGATAAAGAACTCTATAATATTTGTGGTTAAGGGACAACGAGTTTGAAAAAGATGGATGAGAAGCTCAGCAACTAAATGTGTACAtacaggaggaaacatgccattgGATAGAGATTAAAATAGGGTCTGATGAGCTTGATGTCTGAGAGGTGGCAACGGTCATTCTAATGCAAACCAAGACCTACCACCTACTTAGGAGATTTTACCTCTTCCCAAGATGGGAAGGATGTCCCTGTGTCTAACTTGCAGTGGCCAGATAATGGATTTCAAATGGTTTTCCTTAAAGAAAATCACAAGGATTGGGAAGCTCTGACAACCGTCCAAACTAGGGCCCATGGACCCTTAAGGACTCTGAGAGGGTCAGTGGCTAATGGATCCCAAGCCTAGCACTAGTTCCTTGGCCACTTTCCGGGACCACCCTTTTATTGGTGTGCTGAATACTTAATTAAACAATGCCCTTCGCTTATGTATATTAACATTATAATGAACATACCAGTAACAGTTAGCATGATCATCAAATATCTGGGTCTAGCCTATTACTGGTACATATTTTCTGCATATTCCTGTTCTCTGGGTGGGGCTGATATCTTTTGAAAGTTGGAACCGGGGTATCTGCAAATGATCTCCCACACAGGAACTCACTCACTGATAACCTTAGTTCTAAGGGAATCGTGTCTCCTGCTGAGGGGGACCACTTTACCAACTGACTTATTTCCGGGAAAGTTGCTTTGGTACCTGGCGTCTTCCTAGGTTGCacagaagaaattcctgctcGTGTTTCAGATCTTGCTTTGTTTCAGTTTTGATTGAGTGCGATAGGAAGTGGAAAACCTAACTGATTTATTGACATTTTTCTCAGCTCATTGGCTCGAGTTTCTCCGTTCTTCCCTCAAAACTCAGACCTTGAATACTAGAGATCCATCTTGTGATTCTTCTTTGAACTCCCTCGCGCACTTGAGTGTCCGCCATGTGTCTCAGTGACCAGCTCCTTTTGTAGATGTGCGGCAAGTGACATGTAAAGAGATTCATGAAATAGTGTGGCGATAGCTCCTGCCTGGAGAGTTTCCCTCACTTTCTGTAGGTTAATATGTGATCTTTGCTGTCATTGGATCACTGTTGAGGTTGGGAATCCAGCTTCGATCCCATTGTTGCAATAATACTCCAATGTAGTGTATCAAAATGATGGCCGTGTATTTTAATACAATCAAAACCATTTTTCTTTGTAACCCTGAACATTTTCTTTATTTTATCTGTAGGTGAATGCAATGTAATGTAGGTACTGCCTGTGGGAAGGCACATCAAGATATCAAAGTGAAGGTAGATCAACTTTCAGTGACATTGGTAATTTCTGAAGAAAACTCGATTTTTCACCTCTGACCATGGCTAGCAAAAGGAAATCTAAAATTCCTTGCATGGTTCCTGCCAGTGAGACACTGGACCAGGACCCAGATTTGGACATGATTACAGATGACCTTCCTCCAGATATGTCCGATGAGAGCTTGACAACAGACAGTGCAGTAATCGATGATGAGATTATTCCAGAAAAGGAAGTGCAAGATACTCAAATCAAGAGACTAGAAGGAGGCTATGAATGTAAATATTGCACTTTTGAAACGCAGGACTTGAATGAATTCACTTTGCATGTTGACTCAAAGCACCCAAATGTTATTCTTAATCCATCCTACTTCTGTGTGGAATGTAATTTTACGACCAAAAGGTATGACACTCTTAATGACCACAATACCAGATACCATTCGGGTGAAATAAATTTTAAGCTTAAGATGGTAAAACACAATAATCAAACTGTCTTTGAACAGACTGTGGAAGAATCCAATAGCAATGGTATTTCTACAAATGAGGAACAGGCAGAAAGCACTGACAGTACGCCAATGGGAATTTCAATAAGCAAAACTTCAATTATGAAGATGATTAAAAATAAAACCGAGACCAAAAGAATCTCTGTCTCTCCTAGTTTGGTAGATGAATTCACTGCTGAGCaagaaaacaatgatgagacaacgGGGGCCAACTCAGTCTCGGGAACTGCCAATACCAGTGCAATTTGCATTAACCAAGAAACAAACGGGGTGATACTTGATTCAGTTAATGTAAGTCAAGTCATATCTTCTCAAGTTTCTAATTTAGTTCCAAAAGTTATGATTCCCATGAACAGCATTCCAACTTACAACACTAATATGGATGTAAATACGCATCTTGTGAACTCGTTCAACAGATTTCCTTATCCCACACAGTCAGAAGTTGTAACACTAAAGACGCAGACAAAATATGCAGAGGAGCAGATTAAAATTTGGTTCACAGCTCAACGTCTCAAGCATGGCATCAGTTGGACGCCAGAGGAGGTGGAAGATGCCAAGAAGAAGCTTTTcaatggaactgtgcacagtatacCACAGACAATTACAGTCATTCCGGCACAGATTTCAACATCTGCTAATGGGTTGCAGCAGATCCTTCAGCCTTGTCAGATAGTTGGCCAGACTGGTATTGTCTTGGCGCAGGTCGCCAGTACAAATGCAGTTGCTGGGAATTCTCCAATTACTGTCACCGTCGCAGGAGTTGCAAATCAAACGTCACAGTGGCAGAAGCGTAGGGCACAGGATGGTGACGCCGGTCCCGATGCAAAACGGGCAAACAATACACAGCTTCCACAACTTGCGGCACAAGGAAGCCCTCTCATTCCTGCCGCAGCCACTGACCCATATGGTGTCCGCCTCAAGAAGACAAAGGAGCAACTGACGGAACTGAAAGCCAGCTTCAATAGAAATGCATTCCCCAGTGATGCAGAGATTGCTAGAATTATACAAGTGACAGGCCTCTCGAGGGGCGACATTAAGAAGTGGTTCAGTGACACAAGATACAACCACAGAAACTCGAGGTGTAATCAGAATGTCAATGTCCCAGAGGTCAGCAGCACTATTGTTTTAGATTCTGGTGATGAAACCACATCCGAATCCATTGTAGTAAATCAGCAGCGCAAACACGGATGGAACGCTTTCCCCGATTT belongs to Mustelus asterias chromosome 7, sMusAst1.hap1.1, whole genome shotgun sequence and includes:
- the zhx1 gene encoding zinc fingers and homeoboxes protein 1, which encodes MASKRKSKIPCMVPASETLDQDPDLDMITDDLPPDMSDESLTTDSAVIDDEIIPEKEVQDTQIKRLEGGYECKYCTFETQDLNEFTLHVDSKHPNVILNPSYFCVECNFTTKRYDTLNDHNTRYHSGEINFKLKMVKHNNQTVFEQTVEESNSNGISTNEEQAESTDSTPMGISISKTSIMKMIKNKTETKRISVSPSLVDEFTAEQENNDETTGANSVSGTANTSAICINQETNGVILDSVNVSQVISSQVSNLVPKVMIPMNSIPTYNTNMDVNTHLVNSFNRFPYPTQSEVVTLKTQTKYAEEQIKIWFTAQRLKHGISWTPEEVEDAKKKLFNGTVHSIPQTITVIPAQISTSANGLQQILQPCQIVGQTGIVLAQVASTNAVAGNSPITVTVAGVANQTSQWQKRRAQDGDAGPDAKRANNTQLPQLAAQGSPLIPAAATDPYGVRLKKTKEQLTELKASFNRNAFPSDAEIARIIQVTGLSRGDIKKWFSDTRYNHRNSRCNQNVNVPEVSSTIVLDSGDETTSESIVVNQQRKHGWNAFPDFAPQKFKEKSAEQLHLLEESFLSNPFATDDEINKLRTDTKLTRREIDVWFCERRKAKCPEDKNEESGKAISGEVDGKYKDTDGVPGKSNYGQIHTTSLASGLAIPRVMAAAASRLYKKTPEQLHLLKSAFVRTQWPSPEEYDRLAAESGLARTDIVSWFGDTRYAWKNGNLKWYYYYQSGNVDCQNGQTQFFSKKSKGRGRSRGRPRGRGRPRGTGRPNNWSGTSTSKPGPASSGKGILEQYYLKHKYLNEEDLDDLVARSCMSYESIREWFLQRQTEGGASESNNSDGQYPGDDEKNEPLEEDEDWPGEGNASQEEEDDASDASGSSDVWKPPSQKSNEAMEPDGEISAENSNA